A stretch of [Clostridium] innocuum DNA encodes these proteins:
- a CDS encoding LysR family transcriptional regulator has translation MLDFRLYTFLTLSETLNYTKAADILCITQPAVSQHIKYMEKEYDCKLFFYDGKQLNLTAQGKLLAEKVRTMVADEKMIRSLLKQNQKTPALRFGATLTIGEFILPQRLNSFLVEHTETSLCMIVENTATLLQMLNSGDIGFAFVEGYFPKQTYDWKLLSQERYVAVKGKHYTLQKEVRCLKDLVQETLIVREDGSGTREILERGMQEINLSIAAFQRVIEIGNVQAIKTLVRNNQGISFLYEAAAREEIEKGELEVIDLYDFHILHEFNYITLKDSVFKEQYDAFFASVCRP, from the coding sequence ATGCTGGATTTTCGTTTATATACATTCCTTACGCTGTCTGAAACATTAAATTATACGAAGGCTGCGGATATCTTATGCATTACACAGCCTGCGGTTTCGCAGCATATCAAATATATGGAAAAGGAATATGACTGCAAATTGTTTTTTTATGACGGAAAGCAGTTGAATCTGACGGCTCAGGGTAAGCTGCTGGCTGAGAAAGTGCGTACCATGGTTGCGGATGAGAAAATGATCCGCAGTCTGCTGAAGCAGAATCAGAAAACACCCGCCCTGCGCTTTGGTGCCACGCTGACGATTGGGGAGTTTATCCTGCCACAGCGCTTGAACAGCTTTCTCGTTGAGCATACGGAGACCTCTTTGTGCATGATTGTGGAAAACACAGCAACCCTTTTACAGATGCTGAACAGCGGGGATATCGGCTTCGCCTTTGTTGAGGGATATTTTCCAAAGCAGACCTATGACTGGAAGCTGCTGTCGCAGGAGCGCTATGTCGCGGTAAAAGGAAAGCATTATACCTTGCAAAAGGAGGTTCGCTGTTTGAAGGATCTGGTGCAGGAAACACTGATTGTTCGGGAAGATGGCAGTGGTACCAGAGAAATACTGGAGCGCGGCATGCAGGAAATCAATTTATCCATCGCCGCCTTTCAGAGGGTGATTGAAATCGGCAATGTACAGGCTATCAAAACGCTCGTCAGAAACAATCAGGGAATCAGCTTTCTGTATGAAGCCGCCGCAAGAGAAGAGATAGAAAAAGGAGAACTGGAAGTGATCGACCTGTATGATTTCCATATTCTCCATGAATTTAATTACATTACACTGAAGGATTCGGTATTCAAGGAACAATATGACGCCTTCTTTGCATCTGTGTGCCGGCCATGA
- the serC gene encoding 3-phosphoserine/phosphohydroxythreonine transaminase, whose protein sequence is MAENRIYNFSAGPSMLPLEVLKKAQSQMLNYEESGMSVMEMSHRSKAYDAIITKTQERMRSIMNIPDNYKVLFLQGGATSQFSMVPLNLLQKGTADYIVTGYFANKAYAEAKKYGEIVLAGSSKDADYSYIPAQQELQLNKDADYVYLCANNTIYGTEWKYVPETNGVPIVADMSSDILSKPVDVSKFGIIFAGAQKNMGCAGLTVAIVREDLIGHAKDFTPVMMDYAPLADKDSMYNTPPTYAIYILGLVLEWIEQMGGLEVMQKRNEEKAKLLYDYLDNSAFYTTTVRREDRSLMNVTFRAPNAELDALFAKGSAAAGMSNLKGHRAVGGMRASIYNAMPLEGVQTLIAFMKKFEEEHK, encoded by the coding sequence ATGGCCGAAAACAGAATTTACAATTTTTCAGCTGGTCCATCCATGCTGCCACTGGAGGTGTTGAAAAAAGCGCAATCGCAGATGCTGAATTACGAGGAAAGTGGCATGTCGGTTATGGAAATGAGTCATCGATCCAAAGCCTATGATGCGATAATTACAAAAACACAGGAACGAATGCGTTCCATCATGAATATACCGGATAACTATAAGGTTTTGTTCCTGCAGGGAGGAGCAACCTCTCAGTTTTCCATGGTTCCCCTGAATCTGCTGCAGAAGGGTACGGCAGATTATATCGTGACCGGATATTTTGCAAATAAGGCGTATGCGGAAGCAAAAAAATACGGGGAAATCGTTCTTGCAGGCTCCAGCAAGGATGCGGATTATTCCTATATACCCGCTCAGCAGGAGCTGCAGCTGAATAAGGATGCAGATTATGTATATCTGTGTGCGAACAATACGATTTACGGTACCGAATGGAAATATGTTCCGGAAACGAACGGTGTGCCGATTGTTGCCGATATGTCCAGTGACATCCTGTCCAAGCCGGTGGATGTATCCAAATTCGGCATCATTTTTGCCGGAGCACAGAAAAATATGGGGTGTGCCGGTCTGACAGTCGCAATCGTTCGTGAAGATTTGATCGGACATGCAAAGGATTTCACACCGGTGATGATGGACTATGCTCCCCTTGCCGACAAGGATTCCATGTACAACACACCGCCGACCTATGCAATTTATATTTTGGGGCTGGTGCTGGAATGGATTGAACAAATGGGCGGACTCGAGGTCATGCAGAAGCGAAATGAAGAAAAGGCGAAGCTGCTGTATGACTATCTGGATAACAGTGCTTTCTATACAACCACCGTACGCAGGGAGGATCGCTCTTTGATGAATGTAACCTTCCGTGCACCGAATGCAGAGCTGGATGCGTTGTTTGCCAAGGGAAGTGCCGCAGCCGGTATGAGCAATCTGAAGGGGCACCGTGCAGTTGGCGGAATGCGTGCATCTATCTACAATGCCATGCCGCTGGAGGGTGTGCAGACACTGATTGCATTTATGAAAAAATTTGAAGAGGAACATAAATAA
- a CDS encoding phosphoglucosamine mutase — protein MGKYFGTDGARGRANDTLTLDMAVKIGQYLGWYYGKNRHAKILIGKDTRLSSDMFEMGLAAGATSCGASVYLLGVCPTPAVSYLIQKEHFDCGIMVSASHNPFHDNGIKLFNGDGCKMNPEIELEVEKYIDNEVSIEVAHNEKIGSVIEWEEGLELYESWLKEIVPMDLSGMNILLDLANGSATSCAAETLSELGATVEVIHSAPNGININTKCGSTHPEELQSMMKEGNYHVGFAFDGDADRLIAVDEDGNLIDGDHTMYICGCYMYDKGILHDDVVVTTVMSNLGLYHALKAKGLKYEQTAVGDKYVFECMKEHDYSIGGEQSGHIIFHAHANTGDGLLTAMKLLEIMVDTKKSLKELCADLFIYPQLLINTPVHDKHAALEDKELLAAVDAVAQELGDEGRILVRPSGTEPLVRVMVEAKTDALCAEYVNRIVDFIKEKGL, from the coding sequence ATGGGAAAATATTTTGGAACAGATGGTGCCAGAGGACGCGCCAATGATACGCTGACACTGGATATGGCGGTAAAAATCGGACAGTACCTGGGATGGTACTATGGAAAAAACCGTCATGCGAAAATTCTGATTGGAAAGGATACACGGCTTTCGAGCGATATGTTTGAAATGGGTCTGGCAGCTGGTGCCACATCCTGCGGAGCAAGTGTATATCTGCTGGGAGTCTGCCCGACTCCTGCGGTTTCCTATCTGATTCAGAAGGAGCATTTCGACTGTGGAATCATGGTTTCCGCCAGTCATAATCCATTCCATGACAACGGTATTAAGCTGTTTAATGGAGACGGCTGTAAAATGAATCCGGAGATTGAGCTGGAGGTTGAGAAATATATCGACAACGAAGTGTCAATCGAAGTTGCACACAATGAGAAAATCGGAAGTGTGATCGAATGGGAGGAAGGTCTGGAGTTGTACGAATCCTGGCTGAAGGAAATTGTTCCGATGGATCTTTCCGGCATGAACATTCTGCTGGACCTTGCCAACGGAAGTGCAACGAGCTGTGCTGCGGAAACCTTAAGCGAGCTGGGGGCAACCGTTGAGGTGATTCATTCTGCGCCAAACGGTATCAATATCAATACCAAATGCGGTTCCACACATCCCGAGGAGTTGCAGAGTATGATGAAGGAAGGCAATTACCATGTCGGCTTTGCCTTTGACGGAGATGCGGATCGTCTAATTGCTGTTGATGAGGACGGAAACCTGATTGATGGCGACCACACGATGTATATCTGCGGATGCTATATGTACGATAAGGGAATTCTGCACGATGATGTTGTTGTGACCACGGTGATGAGCAACCTTGGTCTGTATCATGCACTGAAGGCCAAGGGTCTGAAATATGAGCAGACGGCTGTCGGTGACAAATATGTGTTTGAATGTATGAAGGAGCATGACTATTCCATCGGCGGTGAGCAGAGCGGACATATCATCTTTCATGCTCATGCGAATACCGGAGACGGTCTTCTGACTGCGATGAAGCTGCTGGAAATTATGGTGGATACAAAGAAATCCCTGAAGGAGCTGTGTGCAGATCTGTTTATCTATCCGCAGCTGCTGATCAATACGCCGGTACATGACAAGCATGCCGCTCTGGAGGATAAGGAGCTGCTTGCGGCAGTGGATGCAGTAGCACAGGAGCTTGGTGACGAGGGAAGAATCCTTGTTCGTCCTAGTGGGACAGAACCGCTGGTGCGCGTTATGGTGGAAGCCAAAACCGATGCACTGTGTGCGGAATATGTAAACCGTATTGTGGATTTCATTAAAGAAAAAGGACTATAA
- a CDS encoding phosphoglycerate dehydrogenase, with the protein MKIKLFNKIADAGINQFDPSAYEFSEDFDTYDAIMVRSAKLHDVEFPTDLKCIARAGAGVNNIPLDRCSEQGIVVFNTPGANANAVKELVMAGLLMSSRKITKGIEWVKTLEGDDISKAVEKGKSNFVGPEIAGKKLGVIGLGAIGVLVANAAAAMDMEVFGYDPFISVKAAWTLKARVHHVQNLKQIFEECDYITVHVPFSDKTANIIDAEAIAAMKSDVRVLNFARGGLIDDEAMMKAMDEGKIAAYVTDFPTKELLQYEQVIGVPHLGASTPESEENCAVMAANEIMEYLETGNITHSVNLPDMQLAQECKYRICIINKNVPNVVGAITTALANVGVNIENMANKGKKDYAYMILDTNDEVSEELMERLRSREGIINARLITAKA; encoded by the coding sequence ATGAAAATAAAGCTGTTTAATAAAATTGCGGATGCCGGGATCAATCAGTTTGATCCGAGTGCATATGAATTTTCTGAGGATTTTGACACGTACGATGCTATTATGGTGCGTAGTGCGAAGCTGCACGATGTGGAATTTCCCACCGATCTGAAATGTATAGCCAGAGCCGGAGCAGGGGTAAACAACATACCGCTGGATCGCTGCAGTGAACAGGGAATTGTCGTTTTCAATACGCCGGGGGCCAATGCCAATGCCGTGAAGGAGCTGGTAATGGCAGGACTGCTGATGTCCTCCCGTAAGATTACAAAGGGCATCGAATGGGTCAAGACTCTGGAGGGTGACGATATTTCCAAGGCTGTGGAAAAAGGAAAAAGCAATTTTGTCGGTCCGGAAATTGCAGGTAAAAAGCTGGGCGTTATCGGACTTGGTGCGATTGGCGTACTGGTTGCCAATGCCGCAGCCGCTATGGATATGGAGGTTTTCGGATATGATCCGTTCATCTCTGTAAAAGCCGCCTGGACCTTAAAGGCAAGAGTGCACCATGTACAGAATCTGAAGCAGATTTTTGAGGAATGCGATTATATAACCGTACACGTTCCATTCAGTGATAAAACCGCAAATATCATTGATGCGGAAGCGATTGCGGCAATGAAGAGCGATGTGCGTGTGCTGAATTTTGCACGCGGCGGTCTGATCGATGATGAGGCGATGATGAAGGCGATGGATGAAGGAAAGATTGCAGCCTATGTAACGGATTTCCCGACAAAGGAGCTGTTGCAGTATGAGCAGGTGATCGGAGTTCCTCACCTTGGGGCCTCCACTCCGGAAAGTGAAGAAAACTGTGCGGTTATGGCTGCCAATGAAATCATGGAGTATCTGGAAACGGGAAATATTACCCATTCTGTGAATCTTCCGGATATGCAGCTTGCACAGGAATGCAAATACAGAATCTGCATTATCAATAAGAATGTGCCGAATGTGGTCGGTGCCATTACCACGGCACTTGCCAATGTCGGTGTGAATATCGAAAATATGGCAAATAAGGGGAAAAAGGATTATGCATATATGATCCTTGATACCAATGATGAAGTCAGTGAAGAACTGATGGAACGACTGCGCAGCCGGGAAGGCATTATCAATGCGCGTTTGATTACTGCAAAGGCATAA
- a CDS encoding TIGR00159 family protein, producing MLNYFTLNNLRELIQQLLDIACVWALVYYCLKIVKNNSRTIQIFKGVLLIIIIRSAASFLGLHTVANLADSIMNWGVVAVIIIFQPEIRSILEKIGKTNVFSRISTLTINERENLVDELVKACAEMSKTKTGALISIEQGHSLSDYIKTGTPMNSVVSSELLCSIFQYGTPLHDGAVIIQGVKIACAAAYFPPTTRELPTSYGARHRAAVGISEITDSITIVVSEETGNISIAEGGKLTVISEASLREFLMNVVCKQQSTAVHDNQEEPAEQVSTPPPYDGKKPGVFAHYFKGKNKRTKKEAADKRYTKKKKSEEQDKKEKDVVVVEQEVDRLHIEDLTQKQDEKLDALFENIVTDSEKKEESAAEADEPKPKKRKTAVRKKPAAAVKEESQKAAEETKPVKKTRRKKKAEVKKEPPKEQTGKTIMTNMASDLFNDVIEPEAIVLHYEKADEDEETPEKATERRDS from the coding sequence ATGCTCAATTATTTCACTTTGAACAATTTACGGGAATTGATTCAGCAGCTGCTGGACATTGCCTGTGTCTGGGCACTTGTCTATTACTGCCTGAAAATCGTGAAAAACAATTCGCGTACCATCCAGATATTCAAGGGGGTACTGCTCATAATTATTATACGTTCCGCTGCAAGCTTTCTGGGACTTCACACCGTCGCAAATCTTGCGGATTCCATCATGAATTGGGGTGTGGTTGCGGTCATCATTATCTTCCAGCCGGAAATTCGTAGTATTCTGGAGAAAATCGGTAAAACCAATGTATTTTCCCGTATTTCCACGCTGACGATCAATGAACGTGAAAATCTGGTGGATGAGCTGGTCAAGGCCTGTGCGGAAATGTCGAAGACTAAGACCGGTGCCCTGATATCCATCGAACAGGGACATTCTCTCAGTGACTATATCAAAACCGGGACACCGATGAATTCCGTTGTATCCAGCGAGCTGCTCTGTTCCATTTTTCAATACGGAACGCCGCTGCATGATGGTGCCGTGATCATTCAGGGTGTGAAAATCGCCTGTGCGGCTGCCTATTTTCCACCAACGACCAGAGAGCTTCCGACAAGCTACGGAGCAAGACATCGCGCTGCGGTGGGAATCAGCGAAATCACCGATTCCATCACCATTGTCGTGAGTGAGGAAACAGGTAATATTTCCATAGCGGAGGGTGGTAAGCTGACCGTGATTTCCGAAGCGAGTCTGCGGGAATTCTTAATGAATGTTGTCTGTAAGCAGCAAAGCACTGCCGTGCATGACAATCAGGAGGAGCCTGCCGAGCAGGTCAGCACACCGCCGCCTTACGACGGTAAGAAGCCGGGCGTATTTGCGCATTACTTTAAGGGAAAAAACAAGCGGACAAAGAAGGAAGCGGCAGACAAGCGTTATACAAAAAAGAAAAAGAGCGAAGAACAGGATAAGAAGGAAAAGGATGTTGTTGTCGTTGAACAGGAAGTGGATCGACTGCATATCGAGGACCTCACACAGAAACAGGATGAGAAGCTGGACGCCCTGTTTGAAAATATCGTAACCGACTCGGAGAAGAAGGAAGAATCGGCTGCGGAAGCGGATGAACCAAAGCCGAAGAAGCGGAAAACGGCAGTAAGGAAAAAGCCGGCTGCCGCTGTAAAAGAGGAATCACAAAAAGCGGCAGAGGAAACGAAGCCTGTGAAAAAAACACGCCGTAAGAAAAAAGCAGAAGTGAAGAAGGAGCCGCCGAAAGAGCAAACAGGGAAAACCATTATGACGAATATGGCAAGTGATCTGTTTAATGATGTTATTGAACCTGAGGCAATCGTTCTGCATTATGAGAAAGCGGATGAGGATGAAGAAACTCCTGAGAAAGCTACAGAAAGGAGAGATTCCTAA
- a CDS encoding DNA topoisomerase III: MRSLIIAEKPELGRAIAAAIDGSGKEVRGVIRKQNVIITWAYGHLLRLCEPDEYDGKYKKWKKEDLPICFENWKLVPDGNKKDRVEQIMALMQECDQIIHAGDPDDEGQFLIDEILDYAQNEKPVKRVYINDNTPANIKKAFHDLIDNDEKLRAVGRSAYARAVADYVVGINYSRLFSLLLRRKGMSVGRVQSPTLGLIVMRDEAIDHHVKQKYYELHTGGHIAEPDTSIRFQLKPKSDLLDDGKHILHRNIMEDMERDIMAKPDQKVKIDEKFMDVKPPLPFNLAKLQAHMNARYGFDLSKTDQITQTLRDRYQAITYNRSDSQYLKEDHFQEAHKVLPHVMSKLNEQYPVDYKLHSECFNDKYVTAHHAIIPTMSDFNIAQLLPDERRVYEEICRYYIMQFLPPIRKRQLSAIIKTEYGDLRATSTYVLDEGYKKYFTPEKEDSQEEEEDDSRFDLPKGTYPIQLVSSELQEKETNPPKRYTQASLIRDMTSIAKYVQDKEIKDILKKKDKDKKGENGSIGTSATRSQIVETLIKRRYVEMKGKNIISTQLGKDFYHLLPEEIKKPDLTAKWWVIQEDIKEGNADVKTLVDSVLEAFVPHLKKDYSHLRVSGEVEIDDDRKAVGICPVCGNKIVENSKGFGCVNYRNGCKFALWKEDRFFQSIEKEVTLPMAEKLLKDKYCLVKLKEGEQEIIKVLQLGVRNGRAVYRLVDVPKKDTSAKQSVAEAALHAEQKKT; the protein is encoded by the coding sequence ATGCGTTCTTTGATCATTGCGGAAAAGCCGGAGCTGGGTAGAGCGATTGCGGCTGCGATTGACGGCAGCGGTAAGGAAGTCCGCGGCGTCATACGTAAGCAGAATGTCATTATCACCTGGGCATACGGACACCTTCTGCGCCTGTGTGAACCGGATGAGTATGATGGAAAATATAAAAAATGGAAAAAAGAGGATCTTCCGATCTGCTTTGAAAACTGGAAGCTGGTTCCCGATGGAAATAAAAAGGACCGTGTGGAACAGATTATGGCACTGATGCAGGAGTGTGACCAGATCATCCATGCAGGTGACCCGGATGATGAGGGACAGTTTCTGATTGACGAAATTCTGGATTACGCACAAAATGAAAAGCCGGTCAAACGGGTATATATCAATGACAATACGCCGGCAAATATCAAAAAGGCCTTTCATGATCTAATCGATAATGATGAAAAACTGCGTGCTGTGGGTAGAAGCGCCTATGCCCGTGCAGTTGCGGATTATGTAGTGGGAATCAATTATTCCCGCCTGTTTTCCCTGCTTTTGCGAAGAAAAGGCATGAGCGTTGGACGTGTGCAGAGTCCAACGCTGGGATTGATCGTCATGCGTGATGAGGCCATTGATCATCATGTGAAGCAAAAATATTATGAGCTGCATACCGGTGGACATATTGCAGAGCCCGATACGTCCATCCGCTTTCAGCTGAAACCGAAAAGTGATCTGCTGGATGATGGAAAGCATATTCTGCATCGCAATATCATGGAGGATATGGAACGCGATATCATGGCCAAGCCGGATCAGAAGGTGAAAATCGATGAGAAATTCATGGATGTGAAGCCGCCGCTGCCCTTTAACCTTGCAAAGCTGCAGGCACATATGAATGCCAGATACGGCTTTGATCTGAGCAAAACGGACCAGATTACCCAGACACTGCGTGACCGCTATCAGGCCATTACCTATAATCGAAGTGACTCTCAGTATTTAAAGGAAGATCATTTTCAGGAGGCTCACAAGGTGCTGCCGCATGTCATGAGCAAGCTGAATGAGCAGTATCCGGTGGATTACAAGCTGCATTCCGAATGCTTTAACGACAAATATGTGACGGCACATCATGCCATTATTCCAACCATGTCGGATTTCAATATCGCGCAGCTGCTTCCGGATGAGCGAAGGGTGTATGAGGAAATTTGCCGGTACTACATCATGCAGTTTCTGCCGCCGATTCGTAAACGGCAGCTGAGTGCGATAATCAAAACGGAATATGGGGATTTGCGAGCGACCAGTACCTATGTGCTGGATGAGGGCTATAAGAAATATTTTACGCCGGAGAAGGAGGACAGCCAGGAGGAGGAAGAGGATGACAGCCGCTTCGATTTGCCGAAGGGCACCTATCCGATACAGCTGGTAAGCAGTGAACTACAGGAAAAGGAAACCAATCCGCCGAAGCGCTATACCCAAGCCAGTCTGATCCGGGATATGACCAGTATTGCCAAATATGTACAGGATAAGGAAATCAAGGATATTCTGAAGAAGAAGGATAAGGATAAAAAGGGAGAGAACGGTTCGATCGGAACAAGTGCGACCCGCTCACAGATCGTGGAGACGCTGATCAAACGCCGGTATGTGGAAATGAAGGGGAAAAACATTATCTCTACTCAGCTGGGAAAGGACTTTTACCACCTGCTGCCGGAGGAGATCAAAAAGCCGGATCTGACCGCAAAATGGTGGGTGATTCAGGAGGATATCAAGGAAGGCAATGCCGATGTGAAAACCCTGGTGGACAGTGTGCTGGAAGCCTTTGTGCCGCATTTGAAAAAGGATTACTCCCATCTTCGTGTATCCGGTGAGGTGGAAATCGACGATGATCGCAAGGCGGTCGGTATCTGTCCTGTCTGTGGGAATAAAATTGTTGAAAACAGCAAGGGCTTTGGCTGTGTGAATTATCGCAACGGCTGTAAATTCGCTTTGTGGAAGGAGGACCGTTTTTTTCAATCGATTGAAAAAGAGGTAACCCTGCCCATGGCGGAAAAGCTGTTAAAGGATAAATATTGCCTGGTGAAGCTGAAAGAGGGCGAGCAGGAAATCATTAAGGTGCTGCAGCTGGGTGTCAGAAACGGACGGGCAGTCTATCGTCTGGTGGATGTGCCGAAAAAGGATACGTCCGCAAAACAGTCCGTTGCAGAAGCAGCCCTTCATGCGGAGCAGAAGAAGACATAA
- a CDS encoding HAD-IIB family hydrolase — MKILASDYDGTLRTEELVDINDVHAIHEFRAAGNMFGLVTGRSMESIQTEIQKNKIEFDFIVANNGGVIYDRDFQRLQVLYMDFNKALDIIAYIKTLDCVSYVINDGFHRFKFSVDENQIDHKYGNMPDTNEHEEEVLDRGKISQLVVSLNDTMLAEEISHYINTNFKGYAVAYVNVNCVDIVPEGVSKAEGLYFIEQHLGLEHDAIYAIGDSFNDIPMIEEFHGCAMMHARSAIVEPAEHVFISIEECIAFLMKL; from the coding sequence ATGAAAATTCTGGCTAGTGATTATGATGGTACTCTTCGAACAGAGGAGCTGGTTGATATAAATGATGTCCATGCGATACATGAATTTCGTGCAGCGGGAAACATGTTCGGTCTGGTTACGGGAAGAAGTATGGAGTCCATACAGACGGAGATTCAAAAAAATAAGATAGAATTTGATTTCATTGTGGCAAATAACGGTGGTGTGATCTATGACCGTGATTTTCAACGTCTGCAGGTGCTGTATATGGATTTCAACAAGGCGCTGGATATCATCGCATATATCAAAACCCTGGATTGTGTATCGTATGTTATCAATGACGGCTTTCACCGGTTTAAATTTTCCGTGGATGAGAATCAGATTGATCATAAATACGGCAATATGCCGGATACAAACGAGCATGAGGAGGAGGTATTGGACCGCGGGAAGATATCCCAGCTGGTTGTTTCCCTGAACGACACCATGCTTGCGGAGGAGATCAGTCATTACATCAATACGAACTTTAAGGGCTACGCTGTTGCCTATGTGAATGTGAACTGTGTGGATATCGTGCCGGAGGGTGTTTCCAAAGCAGAGGGACTGTATTTCATCGAACAGCATCTTGGTCTGGAGCATGATGCCATCTATGCCATCGGTGACTCCTTTAATGATATTCCCATGATTGAGGAATTTCACGGCTGTGCCATGATGCATGCAAGAAGTGCAATCGTGGAGCCGGCAGAGCATGTGTTTATCAGTATTGAGGAATGCATTGCATTTCTGATGAAGCTGTAA
- a CDS encoding PadR family transcriptional regulator, which yields MYDKTQLMRGSLEGCILKIIEQHMTYGYEILMNMKEAGWIDVTEGTLYPILLRLEKLHYIRAEKRDSPLGPRRKYYQITTEGRVYLRDFYTEWSKLAKTIDKLFEGGGNDDR from the coding sequence ATGTACGATAAAACACAGCTCATGCGAGGGAGTCTGGAGGGCTGTATCCTGAAAATCATTGAACAGCATATGACCTATGGCTATGAAATCCTCATGAATATGAAGGAAGCCGGCTGGATTGATGTCACAGAAGGAACGTTGTATCCGATTTTGCTGCGGCTGGAAAAGCTGCACTATATCCGTGCGGAAAAAAGGGATTCTCCACTGGGACCCAGACGCAAATATTATCAGATCACAACAGAAGGCCGCGTGTATCTTCGGGATTTTTATACGGAATGGAGCAAGCTGGCAAAAACGATTGACAAGCTGTTTGAAGGAGGTGGGAACGATGACCGGTAA